GGTACGCTGAGACAGTATTGATGGATTAACCTCTTAGCACTAATTTAAGTAGcttacatgtagggttgtttgctccccagggagttgagacaGTTAGAGGAATGGTCTAAAGTATACCTGATGGACGGGGATAATAGTAAAACTTATTATATATAGCCACACAGCAGCTTGTACCTGTAGCCAGCATAGATATTGACTTTTTCCCAATAGCCCGTATTGAATAGGatgtcaccgttcaaatatctgccctacaacatggcgtctgcgCGCGTGTGTATGGGTGTATGGGCGCGTGCATgagccgtagaaatcaaaccaggaatgctgcgtgctgcgtgcttcattgatgtacatgtttggacgcgcatacggtttgccctacaagatggcgactttcatagcaacaaaggggttattctaTACGGTCTattcatttgtttctttctctCCATCTTATCCACCAGGCTCGGTATTGGCAAAGAACACAGGGAAAGGAAGAAGGTATTTGAGAACTTCATTCAATTTAGATTGATTGGTATTGAACATGTAGAACAAGTAAAACCCCAAAACCCATcactaactacatgtacaatatactGCAAAACCCATAATCAATAACCATACCTCAAACCCCTCAATAACCATGCCTCAAAACCAATATTCAATAACCATGTCTCAAACCCCTCGATAACCTTGCCTCAAAACCAATATTCAATAACTATACCTCAAAACCTATCGTCAATATAACCATGTCACTTTTTCCTTCATCAGTTGGCATTGCTTCAAGCTGAGAATGCTTTGACAACTTCAGGGTCCACTGTTACAGCGCCCTCAACTACAGATGGATCCTCAAGTGCACAATCCATGACAGCAGTCCCTCAGAGTATAGACTTTTGATGATGCCCCCACACACATGGTGTCTTTAGTGTTCCAGTAACAATGTCTACGTAATATACAATGATCAGGGACGCCATACTTTTTTAgcattattttaagcattttttaaaatttgtatagacattatatttatttttaaggtCAGGCAGTTTACCAGACATTACTCCAAACTAAGTTGCAAATGGCTAATTGGTCATCTTTTTCTTAATGAGTAATATTAGAAAGCCAGTCTCATGTTGATGTCTTATCATGATACTTTCTTATCTTCCAGATGTTACATATGCCCCATGAAGCTGAGCGGGAGATATTTTTGATGTGCTTGTTGAAGGCGAGGTGCTTGTAGCACCAGTCATTTTGAACCTCTTGTTGGTGTCATTATACTTGAACTTGAAATGTTGTCGCTATTTTCTAACATGTAGTTAGTGCAGCCATTTTTGTACCAGTAATTTCGGGAGCCATTATTAAACATGTAAATGTGGATCCTTTTCACATCTTTAGTTAGGATACAATTACGGAAAATCAACTTCCGTCTTAATGACACCAACTAATTTTGAACGTAAATCTGTGTTTCGAATGGTCTGAGGTGATATCCAAACTAAGTAATTTATTGTTGAATGATGAACATTAACTCGATCTTAAAATGATAAACTTGcctgaaataaaaatcaaattgCTTACTAGAAACTCATGTTCATAATTATTTATTGCAAGACTGTATGTATTGCCTTTTTCATTCACAAGATATAGATCGACAAGATacttttaacaattttgtatttaCAATGCCTTGGAGTTATTTTAAAAGACCCCTTTGTAAACGAACAAACAGACCAATTGGTTTTAATTCCGTTTTTGGATCTTATCCCCTGTTGTGTATATtatagcactgtttactcagtactttctcacGATTTAGTACTCAAACCCCTGACCTTTACATTGCTAGAGCAATCCTTCATTCACAAATCACAAATCCATTCTTGCGATGCATCACACATCAAACAATTTACCAAAAAATCATTGTCATCGACAAATATGTGACTAATGCCTACTAAAATACGTTATAATAAAAGTCCTGCACCAAAGcaaatcaatttttaattaCAGGCCTATACATTTCTATGCTGAATATAAGCAGGTGACCTGGGGCCAGTTTAGACTTCGTgtcaaaacatacaaaaacaacattccAAGTCATACCACATTGCCCTGGTAAACAGTTCattttgtgtttaggccactttttAAGCCcgatttgggggtctgaaaagctgttttttagttaatattcaTGGTGTAGTAATTTTTGAACGTGTAGTAGGGGGAGCCATTATTAAACTTGTAGTTTGGGAGCCTTTTCACATCTTTAGTTAGGATAAAATTATGGAAAATCTTGTTAACATATGTGCCACTTCCGTCTTGAGGGCTGTGTTGTGGGAAGGATTTAGTGAATTATGCAAATGATATTACTTTATGAATGATAATGAGCAAATTTAAATTTGCATACATAGACACAAACGTGTACTGTATTGTCATAGAAAAATGATTGTGGCAAACTCAGCTAAACAATCCCATCTGACGGTTCTCTTTTGTTGTTCTACCTCACTGTGGATGGAACCGCCAGTGTAACCCCATGCAGATCCCTACAAGCTTCATCTAACGCTGACCCTTTGAATTGCAGAATGACAGAGTTCTGCTTGGCCTCTAGTTTGGAGTTTGGACGCACTTTCTGTGGaacccctaaaaaaaaaattattgagaGGAATtcaaaaaattgtgataaatcATTTCACCTCGGATGACATgtatgctgtacatgtacttgccaaaCTTGTCCAAATTGGTTTACGATGCACTTTTATAAATGCCAGGAACAACTTTGGTCATGGTATGTCGTTTGTTTTGTGGTCAGTTGGACACTTGATGTGTCTATTCACCTGGATTTTCCATTGTGTAGCGTGCACAAGCGTGCAACTTATACTAAGCATTGTTTCCTCTGTACAAAGAGGGTCAGATGGTACTGGAATTCGTGCTAAAAATCTCCCTTTTTGGGGTGTTATTTTAGTTATCCCCAATTCCAGACCTCTAGGACTATTGTTTATCATTAGTATTAGTACTTACATAATACATCTCCTTCTTCACATGTCCATTCTTCATTTCCATTAAGTATTGCTTCACCTTTTAACATCAGTATTAGTACATCATCAGCtataacaacaaatacaaagaaagtacatgtacatggtattgTTTTAATCATGTAAAAGAAATACAGCATTACCGGCCATAATGAGTTTGAACAAAGCATAAAAGgtgtttaaagctttgcatAGTGTGGACAAGTATGTATAGCTAATAATCAAGAGCTTCGATTAAAAAGTTGcctgtcgtggccgagcagttacgAGCCACACTGAAGTCGAGCTTCGGTGCATCTGGTCGGCAGAGCGTTTTGGTTTGAGTCCAGGTCGTAACACTCGACGTGTCTTTCAGCAAGACGcctaaccattattgctttgtccttctgatgggaGGCAAAGCCGTAGCTCACGTATGTTCCATcaatgcacgtaaaagaccccagtatacatgtacattcaacgATAAGATTGTGTCAGGCAGTTTGTTATCTTTAATAATTTGAAGACTGCACTCAAAaaggaggaagaagaagaggaagatgaagaggaagaagaagatgaagatgaagatgctTACCCCAGAAAACTTGAGGAATATCAAGAGCTTGGATTGCAGTATCGGGCGGTACATCGGGGGTTATTGCACTGGGTGGATCAGTGGGCTTTCTTCCTTCAGATCTCATCATTTTACTCTTAAGTTGTGAAGCACCATCCCCTTGATCATACAATAGAAAGATAAATATCAAAACCGAAAGTTAGTGGCGAATGTCAAAGCTTCAGTCAAGTAATGTCAACATCAGTTTATGTCCCACAGACTCCCTTGCAGCGAGGCCTTCATTGCCGAGGTCAAATGATGACAAAATTCATGCCACGCACAATTCTCAGTTGATGAAAGATCTTTCTTTGACTTTTGGTTAAGGAGCTTTTTGAGCTTAGCAGTAGGTCACGGTCATCAGGTTGgcttagtggtttctttccctgcctttcatctCTGTGGACCCCAGTTTCTTGAATCCCGCCTTAGACTTGTCATTGcatttggattgggttttcagtccctttgGACAATGCTTCAAGTGCAGACAGTCATggcacttgtatccttgagcaagatggaGCATTAAGTCGTTGGTCCTGTGCACTTTGATTTTTTAGTGCACATAAAACAAATCAGAACACTTATcttggaagagtaggggttcactccggtgtttctggttcgcacagcaaacacccttgtttacaggtttccccTTGCCAGCTACAGATATGAAGTTTTAAGTTCATGAGGCATCATTGGTTTCattactataaataaataaaaatatgaataacaAATTGGGGCGGGATTTGTGAACAAATATCCGAAACAGACTCACCAATGACAGTACTGCCAACTTGGTGTGCAATGGTCTTAGAGTTGATTGCAATTGAGTACAGCCCATCAAGAGGAACGTCTGAAAGGAACCTAGTCTTCAACAGCTTCTGTATTAATACCTGCAATTTGAGAAGAAATTTTTTACCAAACTTACCCTTCAATCAAAGGGGTGAAAAATTAACAATTACTGCATCAAATGTTACCTCAACTGGATAATGAGCTTCTACTGCAGGGTCAGATCTAGCAGCTCTCTGCTTCCATTTCTCCATCGTTTTTGTGAAATCTGCAGTAGTTTCCTGTTTGTACTTTGGACAgaatggaaacaaaaaaatgagttTACTGAAAACAATCTTAACTCGTTAACACAAGGGAAATTTGCCTTGTGTGTCAACGAAGAGCCACGAAGAGTCTTGCAAGTTTCCAAGTAAAAACCTAGTTACTTGTTATTTCCACATATCTCTTCCCCTCAATCGCTCATGCATCAATTATCTCAAGGAAAgtctcttcaaatatttaagatACAACCAGGAAAACTTATCAATTGatcgttattattttttaattcctTTAATAGCCATACCCTTTTCACCGTCTCAACGACATTTGCATTCTTGATGATGACAAGCTGGCATGCTGACAATGTCTTCACAGACGCTGAACTTTGACGTCCGGTGAAAAGACCTGagataaaaccaaaaacaattaaagccatttttttaacaattgaaaatcatACCTTGggaaagacttttttttttttttaattcatccATCAGCCCTTAtgtgtttgtatgtttttcgTTTTGAAGCGGCATCATGTGTCAAAATTAGTACtgacaaatacaattttgtttggcgaaaagttgttaattttgtattttacaattttgtttaatatcacAAGGCTGCCGGACctccacttcaaggtgtgggctacacttaactgatttgggctatacTCCTAGAAACAGATATACCACTATTTCACTCTGTAAAGATgtaggcaagggtatcatccactaggagcccggctggtagagcagaatgcactaccaacatttttataaagcaaaggttgagtgccttgctcaagggcagaagtgtcaagaccgggtatcgaacccgcactctgctgcttacaacaccaaagcttgggtcACAGTCACCAGACCACTTGGCTATGACACGCCACAAACtataaaatataaatgtacataATCATGTGTGAACAAtaacaatgacaataaaaaatgtgttcaaCAGAGAAAGTAAATTCGCACCTTCCTCTCCATGCCACACTGGCCATTTTGTGCTGTCTAATGTGGATAACAACTCCTTCTCTTGGAACACTTCAACCCTGAAAATAAAATCCACTTACCGTAAAAGTGTTGCCTCAAAATTAACATGAGTAATAATTGGTtcttttttgtgtttatatGCTAGGAGCTAGATCAAGGCACACTTTACAACATTATTATTCATGTTCATCAGGGATACTTCAGACATTCATGTTACTTTCTAAACTCCCTGGGGAGCACACAACAACTGCGTACATTAGCGCTGTAAGGCTTGTAAGGGGTTTACTCCAACCACCAACTTAATATTGTCTCAAACCCTCTAAGGTTCCCATTTATTTACctagattaaagggaaggtacacgcttggtaccaggccacacagtgcacacttctctatatgcacacagccaaagggccccgacggctcgggttaccgacatgacgtcacgtttatgcaaatgaaggctcccgtttaggggcggggtgggttcccctaatctcttgaaaaccattttaaaaatacttgcgcatttaataaaaaaaataaaaaaatatttcaggtttaaaaagtcatgtttaatcgtttaaattattaaaaaaacactgcagccaccctttaagagaagcaattagagTGTCAAAAGTATATCATAAAAACTTCTGACAGATCCAGTTTCCTCTAACTTGCTCACAAACCTGCCCTTGATTATAATGACAATCTCGTCAACAGGATCCCCAGCCATTGCAATAACAGAGTCGGATGGCGCTAACGTCACGATCGGACCGTCTTGCTGTATAGACTTGATTAATGACTGCACTGCAGCATCTTCCCAATGCTTGAATAAGGgcacctgcaaaaaaaaaaaatttgatttttcttgtttaatatACTTATATACTTGGTTAAAATACAAAAGAACCTACTGGAAAATGGAAGGGAACGTAAAATAATCTACAAATAATGGAAATAGAGCCAGCATTATAATAGCCCCTCGGTTTTCCAACAAGAAACACTAAACTTCTATCATTATGATCATGGACAGAAATTGAATAGTATTGTTCAAGACAGGTTTTCCAAACACTTATAAGTGTTTTGATAGAGCGAGGATCCTTACATCACTTTCTTGTACAAAGACCTATGGGGACATCGCTAAACCAAACCCACAAAACTAAGTTCAAACATAGAGGGAACATAGAGAAGTATAAATTTTACAGGGTCAGTAAATGTGTATGTAGGAGTGTCTATTGACTCAAACTGAGGACTTAAAACATTATGTGGACTTCTTACACCacgtccacatagtgttttgtggggggggggggcttctaGACTTGTAGATCAACCTTTCATCAATATCAGTTCCTTCTTTACCTCTTTCAGTACTGCTTCGGCAATTCGTTGCATGAGTTCTGATTGGCTGACAGCACCACTGGTATCCAGGTATCTCTTTTTAACATAGTAATCCATGAGGCTAGTGGGAACCATCCTATCCTTTAAAGCCATCTTCAGGGCGTCTTTTTTTAATACCAGCATTATGACTCTGACAACAGACAAAgcatcaattcaattcaataacaaATTTATTGTAAGCAGATGAAACTATATAATACATTCAACAGAAATGATCGAGCtggagtccagtgctcttaacctctTGGCCATGACAAGCTATAAGCtgtatatataaacaaaattccaGAAATATTAATAGAAACAAGTGAAAGTTATTCTCGTCAGAGTTTGGTGCATTGTTCAGGATTTGACCTTTGCTCTCCAAGGGGCACAAcaaaagggcacctctatgaggaaactttgcaaagggcaccacagcaaaagcacagggcaccactgcaatttctgttggtgctgtgggttaatttgaggcctGAATATTTAAACACAGAAACCAAAAGGATTACTTTTGAGTCGTCTTGACCGTTGCTGTGCAGGGAAGATCATAAAGTGTTGACAGCTCCCCAAACAGTTCTCCATCGGAGAGATTTGCGATGATACTACCAGATGAAGACACGACCTGAGCTTCTCCATCAATTAGGATGTATATCCCCTTTGCTACTTCACCTGAGTAAAAGGTCGATGACAAAGAGATATAACACAATTATGGCAAAGGTTTTTGGTTCAAAGCACACCTGAGTATGCCTgattttatcaatgtttttaaaactgacTTTCCATTTACACGcagaaaatgtattgtttactCACACAATCtaataaaaagtattaaatGGCACAACCAGCACGCTGAAAAGGGGGCTTCATAAAGAGAATGCA
Above is a window of Asterias rubens chromosome 11, eAstRub1.3, whole genome shotgun sequence DNA encoding:
- the LOC117296521 gene encoding uncharacterized protein LOC117296521; the protein is MGSGSSSDSKKKSSPKRPSDQKKKHNLPDKVLELLRRSLMSLPFPVGLIDEQILNIAAQNVERIELVEPEVILTKGEVAKGIYILIDGEAQVVSSSGSIIANLSDGELFGELSTLYDLPCTATVKTTQKVIMLVLKKDALKMALKDRMVPTSLMDYYVKKRYLDTSGAVSQSELMQRIAEAVLKEVPLFKHWEDAAVQSLIKSIQQDGPIVTLAPSDSVIAMAGDPVDEIVIIIKGRVEVFQEKELLSTLDSTKWPVWHGEEGLFTGRQSSASVKTLSACQLVIIKNANVVETVKRYKQETTADFTKTMEKWKQRAARSDPAVEAHYPVEVLIQKLLKTRFLSDVPLDGLYSIAINSKTIAHQVGSTVIGDGASQLKSKMMRSEGRKPTDPPSAITPDVPPDTAIQALDIPQVFWADDVLILMLKGEAILNGNEEWTCEEGDVLWVPQKVRPNSKLEAKQNSVILQFKGSALDEACRDLHGVTLAVPSTVR